One window of Papaver somniferum cultivar HN1 chromosome 9, ASM357369v1, whole genome shotgun sequence genomic DNA carries:
- the LOC113312758 gene encoding uncharacterized protein LOC113312758, translating into MRVLYWNINGIARHAARCKLQDLLKEFKPDIFCIAEPKVYCTVRFMQGLHIDGYKKEIIHSSLVFLKGTSGFSGRMIWLHRCFQVHRRRLWQQLSSSDISIPWLVIGDFNCVLRNVEKKRGREPRTSVINEFSNWMEDNDLFEAYFLGSNFTWANGQSGVRRILCKLDRAIINEAWLSKFENWRCKDLPREVFDHSPLIGFTFANSRPKRAPFRVQKMWFSHPDFMRMVIESWNAPVSGSPAFIFTFKLKRLKASMKECNLRVFGNVYAKLKQEKLTMEVALRISDEDPEDITKLNYAKEASMTLQEIRSQQSIMSSNLISELVDENGNVLTDYDQIRNHTVSFFESKFNGDELPIDEDLFHYDHNIISSDDSQRMNEIPIMEEIKIVVFDLGADSAPGPDDFSGCFYRHCWDVIQQDLYNAITFCWSEKIIPQGTNSSLLILLAKVRGSNTLRNFRPIGLSNFFFKIITKILATRLGSVLDNLVSEEQVAFMKGRNIHENISVASEMVNELKTKRKDGNLGLKLDITQAFDTVSWSFVLEFFGDMVFLRVGVLGFSQFLTRLVFLSFSMVVRRVFSRLIEV; encoded by the exons ATGCGTGTTCTATACTGGAACATAAATGGCATTGCACGCCATGCTGCAAGGTGCAAATTACAGGATCTACTTAAGGAATTCAAGCCGGATATCTTTTGCATTGCTGAACCGAAGGTATATTGTACTGTTCGTTTTATGCAAGGGTTACATATAGATGGTTATAAGAAGGAGATTATACACAGTTCGTTGGTTTTTCTAAAGGGAACATCTGGATTTTCTGGTCGAATGATTTGGCTACACCG CTGTTTTCAAGTCCATCGAAGAAGGTTATGGCAGCAACTTTCTTCAAGTGATATTAGCATTCCCTGGTTGGTGATAGGAGATTTTAATTGTGTGCTTCGTAATGTTGAGAAAAAAAGAGGTCGTGAGCCGCGGACTTCAGTTATTAATGAGTTTAGTAATTGGATGGAAGACAATGATCTCTTTGAAGCTTATTTTTTGGGTTCCAATTTCACTTGGGCTAATGGTCAATCAGGTGTAAGAAGGATCCTTTGCAAGCTAGATAGAGCTATAATTAATGAGGCCTGGCTTAGTAAATttgagaattggaggtgtaaagATCTTCCTCGTGAAGTTTTCGACCATTCTCCTCTTATTGGTTTCACTTTTGCCAATTCTAGACCAAAAAGAGCTCCTTTTAGGGTgcaaaagatgtggttttctcaccCTGATTTCATGCGCATGGTTATTGAGAGTTGGAATGCTCCTGTTTCTGGCTCTCCtgcttttatttttactttcaaGCTCAAGAGATTGAAGGCGTCTATGAAAGAATGTAATCTAAGGGTTTTTGGCAATGTTTATGCGAAACTCAAACAGGAAAAATTGACTATGGAAGTCGCTCTTCGTATTTCTGATGAAGATCCAGAAGACATTACAAAGCTGAATTATGCCAAAGAAGCTTCAATGACTCTTCAGGAAATTCGTTCTCAACAATCCATTAT GAGCAGTAATCTGATTTCGGAATTGGTGGATGAGAATGGGAATGTTCTCACGGACTATGACCAAATTAGGAATCATACGGTTTCTTTTTTTGAGTCTAAATTTAATGGTGATGAATTACCCATTGATGAGGATTTATTTCATTATGATCATAACATTATTTCTTCCGATGATAGTCAGAGAATGAATGAAATTCCTATTATGGAAGAGATAAAGATTGTTGTTTTTGATCTTGGTGCGGATAGTGCTCCTGGCCCTGACGACTTTTCAGGTTGTTTTTATAGGCATTGTTGGGATGTGATTCAACAAGACCTTTACAACGCTATTACTTTTTGCTGGAGCGAAAAAATAATTCCTCAAGGTACAAATTCTAGTCTTTTGATTTTATTAGCCAAAGTTAGAGGATCCAACACTCTTCGTAACTTTAGGCCCATTGGTctcagtaattttttctttaaaattattactaagattttagctacaagACTGGGTAGTGTACTTGATAATCTTGTTTCGGAAGAGCAAGTTGCTTTCATGAAGGGGagaaacattcatgaaaacatcagtgtggcgtcggagatggtTAATGAACTTAAAACTAAACGTAAAGATGGAAATTTGGGTCTAAAGCTTGATATCacccaagcttttgacacggtgagTTGGTCTTTCGTTTTGGAATTTTTCGGAGATATGGTTTTTCTCAGAGTTGGTGTTCTTGGATTTTCTCAATTCTTAACTCGGCTCGTATTTCTATCCTTCtcaatggtagtccggagggttttttcaagattaatagaggtTTAA